Proteins encoded together in one Streptomyces sp. NBC_01216 window:
- a CDS encoding DUF5994 family protein, with the protein MTSTLDRTTPRDLTADLPARLSLTPMTTLVGRLDGAWWPRSRDLEAELPPLAAALEEPWGRVTRVTVNPTRWPVVPHTVAVHGRTLHVGWFTEQHPDTLILLSYTVGRWDLLVIPPETAPAAAARLMAAAVIPGSLLTAGMLMADEATGRGVRDAARREAAWEGEGGACAAPSEEPTGGSVHSLSANGRR; encoded by the coding sequence ATGACCAGCACCCTCGACCGGACCACGCCCCGCGACCTCACCGCAGACCTCCCGGCTCGCTTGTCCCTCACCCCGATGACCACGCTCGTCGGCCGGCTGGACGGTGCCTGGTGGCCCCGCTCCCGCGACCTCGAAGCCGAACTCCCGCCGCTCGCCGCCGCTTTGGAGGAACCCTGGGGTCGCGTCACCCGTGTCACCGTGAACCCCACCCGCTGGCCTGTCGTACCCCACACGGTCGCCGTGCACGGGCGCACACTGCACGTGGGCTGGTTCACCGAACAGCACCCCGACACGCTGATCCTGCTCTCTTACACCGTCGGCCGCTGGGACCTCCTCGTCATCCCGCCCGAGACGGCACCCGCCGCGGCGGCCCGCCTGATGGCGGCCGCGGTGATCCCGGGCAGCCTCCTCACCGCGGGCATGCTCATGGCCGACGAAGCCACCGGGCGAGGCGTCCGTGATGCCGCGCGGCGGGAAGCCGCCTGGGAGGGCGAGGGCGGAGCCTGTGCGGCCCCCTCCGAGGAACCGACCGGGGGAAGCGTCCACTCGTTGTCCGCGAACGGCCGGAGGTGA
- a CDS encoding DUF3291 domain-containing protein — MTASPHAAHLAQLNVATLRHPLDDPRVAPFVDMLDPVNAAADGAPGFVWRLVEEGGSDATALRPAGENVIVNLSLWESQDALWDFAYRSGHLEAMRRRREWFERHVEAHLVLWWVPAGHLPTVGEALERLAHLRAHGPSPRAFTFTSSYGATEAARHPAAASPTRPEADAPDARTTAAGDPPAV; from the coding sequence ATGACCGCATCCCCGCACGCCGCCCATCTCGCCCAGCTCAACGTCGCGACGCTCCGCCACCCTCTCGACGACCCGCGCGTGGCACCGTTCGTCGACATGCTCGACCCGGTGAACGCCGCCGCCGACGGGGCGCCCGGATTCGTGTGGCGGCTGGTGGAGGAGGGAGGGAGCGACGCCACCGCTCTCCGACCGGCCGGCGAGAACGTCATCGTCAACCTGTCCCTGTGGGAGAGCCAGGACGCCCTGTGGGACTTCGCCTACCGCAGCGGACACCTGGAGGCGATGCGACGCCGACGCGAGTGGTTCGAGCGGCACGTCGAAGCACACCTGGTGCTGTGGTGGGTCCCCGCCGGGCACCTGCCGACCGTCGGTGAGGCCCTGGAACGCCTGGCGCACCTTCGAGCCCACGGGCCCTCCCCGCGGGCGTTCACCTTCACCTCCTCCTACGGCGCCACCGAGGCCGCCCGACACCCCGCGGCCGCGTCGCCGACGCGGCCCGAAGCCGACGCCCCCGACGCGCGGACGACGGCGGCCGGGGACCCACCGGCGGTCTGA
- a CDS encoding PP2C family protein-serine/threonine phosphatase, with product MTVGGRADPDLSESFGEALLGVFLDRAHELPPHLVGPLVAETVVRIGGREPQILLQDYGQQYLVPLPGAGGAAGDPQPIDRSEAGRCFLGSHPVEVPASDGVRVHLPLLDGADQVGVLAVTLDGIDDDIRRLLRRIAGLAADLLQSKNGYTDLFFRTRRSEPMSVAAEIQWSLLPPLSMVMPHVAVAGVLEPAYAVAGDSFDYALNGDVLHLAMVDAMGHGLDAATMATVAIGAYRHARRISIELSEIYLFMDRAVAEQFDQDHFVTAQMMRLDTDTGRLHWVNAGHPAPMLIRSHRVVRRLDSPTTFPVGIGGAQPQVSTVALEPGDRVLCFTDGLIEEHESGQEQFGEEQLIDWVNRLEEADHGIRTVARDLSHTLKRARGETTSDDATLVLVEWRG from the coding sequence ATGACCGTCGGAGGTCGCGCGGACCCGGATCTCTCCGAGAGCTTCGGGGAGGCACTGCTCGGGGTGTTCCTGGACCGGGCACACGAGCTGCCGCCTCATCTGGTCGGCCCGCTCGTCGCGGAGACAGTGGTTCGCATAGGGGGCCGGGAACCACAGATCCTGCTTCAGGACTACGGCCAGCAGTATCTGGTCCCTCTGCCCGGAGCGGGAGGAGCCGCCGGCGATCCGCAGCCCATCGACCGGTCCGAAGCCGGCCGCTGCTTCCTGGGGTCACACCCCGTCGAAGTCCCGGCATCCGACGGTGTACGGGTCCACCTGCCCCTGCTGGACGGCGCCGACCAGGTGGGGGTCCTCGCGGTCACCCTGGACGGGATCGACGACGACATCCGCCGCCTCCTGCGTAGGATCGCCGGCCTGGCGGCCGACCTGCTGCAGAGCAAGAACGGCTACACGGATCTCTTCTTCCGGACCCGCCGCAGTGAACCGATGAGCGTCGCCGCGGAGATCCAGTGGTCCCTGCTGCCCCCGCTGTCGATGGTGATGCCCCACGTCGCGGTCGCCGGAGTCCTGGAGCCGGCCTATGCCGTGGCGGGGGACAGCTTCGACTACGCCCTCAACGGCGATGTCCTGCACCTGGCCATGGTCGACGCGATGGGACACGGTCTGGACGCGGCGACGATGGCCACGGTGGCCATCGGCGCGTACCGCCACGCCCGCCGGATCAGCATCGAACTGTCCGAGATCTATCTCTTCATGGACCGGGCCGTCGCCGAGCAGTTCGACCAGGACCACTTCGTGACCGCCCAGATGATGCGCCTGGACACGGACACGGGACGCCTCCACTGGGTCAACGCGGGACATCCCGCGCCCATGCTGATCCGCTCGCACCGCGTCGTACGCCGTCTGGACAGCCCCACGACGTTCCCCGTCGGCATCGGAGGGGCCCAGCCGCAGGTCAGCACGGTGGCGCTGGAGCCGGGCGACCGCGTCCTCTGCTTCACCGACGGCCTGATCGAGGAACACGAAAGCGGGCAGGAGCAGTTCGGCGAGGAGCAGCTGATCGACTGGGTGAACCGGCTGGAGGAGGCTGACCACGGGATCCGCACGGTGGCCCGGGACCTGTCCCACACTCTCAAGCGGGCGCGTGGCGAGACCACCTCGGACGACGCGACGCTCGTCCTGGTCGAGTGGCGCGGATGA
- a CDS encoding helix-turn-helix transcriptional regulator, with translation MEHIDAIAMLQDPVRRRLYEYVATQGREVGRNEAAEAAGVARTLAAHHLDRLTEAGLLESGSRRLTERSGPGAGRPAKVYTRVRVERSVSLPARDYRTAADLLAEAAEAAGLDAGLRAAARSRGEALRGSTEPCADLADAMEVLAARGYEPHLEDTEGAEAAAGSAAPVVRMRNCPFHAVAERFPPLVCGMNLALLEGLFGTDGAVRARMDARPGRCCVVIENSKNNDG, from the coding sequence ATGGAGCACATCGACGCGATCGCCATGCTGCAGGATCCGGTGCGGCGTCGCCTGTACGAGTACGTGGCGACCCAAGGCCGTGAGGTGGGCCGCAACGAGGCGGCCGAGGCCGCCGGAGTGGCGCGTACGCTCGCCGCGCACCACCTCGACAGGCTGACCGAGGCCGGCCTGCTGGAGAGCGGCAGCCGTCGGCTGACGGAGCGCTCGGGGCCGGGGGCGGGCCGTCCCGCCAAGGTGTACACGCGGGTGCGGGTCGAGCGGTCGGTGTCACTCCCCGCCCGCGACTACCGGACCGCCGCGGACCTGCTGGCCGAGGCCGCCGAGGCGGCTGGGCTCGACGCCGGGCTCCGCGCGGCCGCGCGGAGCCGCGGCGAGGCGCTGCGCGGCTCGACGGAGCCCTGCGCCGACCTGGCGGATGCCATGGAGGTGCTGGCCGCCCGCGGCTACGAACCGCACCTGGAAGACACCGAGGGGGCCGAGGCCGCGGCCGGGTCGGCCGCGCCGGTCGTCCGTATGCGCAACTGCCCGTTCCATGCCGTGGCCGAGCGCTTCCCACCCCTCGTCTGCGGCATGAACCTGGCGCTCCTGGAGGGGCTGTTCGGTACGGACGGAGCCGTCCGTGCCCGCATGGACGCCCGGCCGGGTCGGTGTTGCGTGGTGATCGAGAATTCTAAAAACAACGATGGTTGA